One stretch of Candidatus Baltobacteraceae bacterium DNA includes these proteins:
- a CDS encoding TRAP transporter substrate-binding protein has protein sequence MTTRKQFLGSTAAFASIAFVRSPALAAQFEWKYGNDLDASHPLTVRAVEAFRKVYAETNGGLSIKPFANSALGGDPAMITQLRSGALEMVGMPGALMDTIVPVAAIESTAYAFKDKPTVFKAFDGDLGTIVRNEIASKTGIVALDRVWDGGFRDFTTSTKPIRRAEDLAGLKVRSAPGKLRLDSLRSMGASPTVLATPEVYTALQTHIVDGLEAPLVTIQSLRWFEVQKYASLTHHMWNGYWIMIGGEKWKSLPPEYQASLRKNLNDAALLERHDVDVLTRSVQDKLSRQGLKFNACDRASIKATITASGYYKRWHTEFGDAAWSALEKYAGKLD, from the coding sequence ATGACTACTCGAAAACAGTTCCTTGGTTCGACCGCAGCCTTCGCATCGATCGCCTTTGTTCGAAGCCCGGCACTCGCGGCGCAATTCGAATGGAAGTACGGTAACGATCTGGATGCATCGCATCCGCTCACGGTGCGCGCGGTCGAGGCGTTCCGCAAAGTTTATGCGGAGACGAACGGCGGTCTTTCGATCAAGCCGTTTGCGAATAGCGCTCTCGGCGGCGATCCCGCGATGATCACGCAGCTGCGAAGCGGCGCGCTCGAGATGGTCGGCATGCCTGGCGCGCTGATGGACACGATCGTCCCGGTTGCGGCGATCGAGAGCACGGCGTACGCATTCAAAGATAAGCCGACGGTATTTAAGGCCTTCGACGGCGACCTCGGCACGATCGTGCGCAACGAGATCGCATCCAAGACGGGGATCGTCGCGCTCGATCGCGTTTGGGACGGCGGCTTTCGCGATTTTACGACGAGCACGAAGCCGATTCGCCGCGCCGAAGATCTCGCGGGTTTGAAAGTCCGCTCCGCACCCGGCAAGCTGCGTCTCGATTCGCTGCGTTCAATGGGCGCATCGCCGACGGTGCTCGCGACGCCGGAAGTTTATACTGCGCTGCAGACGCACATCGTCGACGGTCTGGAAGCGCCGCTCGTGACGATCCAGTCGCTGCGCTGGTTCGAGGTTCAAAAATACGCCTCGCTCACGCATCACATGTGGAACGGCTACTGGATCATGATCGGCGGAGAGAAGTGGAAGTCGCTGCCGCCCGAATATCAAGCGAGTTTGCGCAAAAACCTCAACGACGCTGCGCTGTTGGAACGCCACGACGTCGACGTGTTGACGCGTTCGGTGCAAGACAAGCTCTCGCGCCAAGGTCTTAAGTTCAACGCGTGCGATCGCGCCAGCATCAAAGCGACGATCACCGCGAGCGGTTACTATAAACGCTGGCATACGGAATTCGGTGATGCTGCGTGGAGCGCGCTCGAAAAATATGCCGGTAAGCTCGATTAA
- a CDS encoding isochorismatase family cysteine hydrolase → MDKFALVLMDYQNAVCKGMAAAEVDKRGVLAKAKACLEAARKHNVPVIHVHVGFDPKHSVRTSRTKRFDSFETSGGMRLGSPDTEFCDEVKPIDGEPVIHKGCVNPFIGTALMELLVGRRTGELYLAGVATNMVVESALRHAADSGFACNVLEDCCASFDGSMHDFAIQKIFPAYGEIVASHDFIKKAQANS, encoded by the coding sequence ATGGATAAGTTCGCGCTCGTATTGATGGATTATCAGAATGCCGTTTGCAAGGGCATGGCGGCAGCCGAAGTCGACAAGCGCGGCGTGCTTGCGAAGGCCAAAGCCTGCCTTGAAGCCGCGCGCAAGCACAACGTTCCGGTCATCCACGTGCACGTCGGATTCGACCCGAAACACTCGGTCCGCACCAGCCGGACGAAGCGCTTTGATTCGTTCGAAACGTCAGGAGGCATGCGCCTCGGCAGCCCGGACACGGAGTTCTGCGACGAGGTCAAACCGATCGACGGCGAGCCCGTGATCCACAAGGGCTGCGTGAATCCGTTCATCGGAACGGCGCTCATGGAGCTCCTCGTCGGACGACGCACGGGAGAACTGTATTTAGCAGGCGTGGCAACGAATATGGTGGTCGAGTCGGCGCTGCGGCACGCGGCGGATTCGGGCTTTGCCTGCAACGTGCTCGAGGATTGCTGCGCGAGCTTCGACGGCTCGATGCACGACTTTGCGATCCAGAAAATCTTCCCGGCTTACGGCGAGATCGTGGCTTCACACGATTTTATCAAAAAGGCCCAGGCGAACTCGTAA
- a CDS encoding GntR family transcriptional regulator has translation MVGNIAKELAADIVAGRLRAGHDLNSVDLARRFDTSRTPVREALLLLEKEGLVEIESHRRPRVKRWTWNEICELYQVRAMLNALAAELIVANATDAQLAILDAIYADLAAANEKFDVEAYFRANVAFRDAELNISGNSQLRQIIEHLGLRVLQLRHYSVSLPEGMLESYTDRGRVLRAYHERDSALAVALSRSAVLRGLNRIQRFGWKGME, from the coding sequence TTGGTTGGGAACATCGCAAAGGAACTCGCAGCCGACATCGTTGCCGGCCGCTTACGCGCCGGTCACGATCTCAATTCCGTTGACCTCGCGCGCCGCTTCGATACGAGCCGCACGCCGGTACGCGAAGCGCTGTTGCTGCTCGAGAAAGAAGGCCTCGTCGAGATCGAGTCGCACCGCCGTCCGCGCGTCAAACGCTGGACGTGGAACGAAATCTGCGAGCTGTATCAGGTCCGAGCGATGCTCAATGCGCTGGCTGCCGAGCTCATCGTCGCAAATGCGACCGACGCACAGCTCGCGATCCTCGATGCGATCTATGCCGATCTTGCGGCCGCAAACGAAAAGTTCGACGTCGAAGCCTACTTTCGCGCGAACGTCGCCTTTCGCGATGCTGAGCTCAACATCAGCGGAAATTCGCAGCTGCGGCAAATCATCGAACATCTTGGACTCCGCGTGCTGCAGCTGAGACACTACAGCGTCTCGCTGCCCGAAGGCATGCTCGAATCGTACACCGATCGCGGCCGCGTGCTGCGCGCCTATCACGAGCGCGACTCGGCGCTCGCCGTCGCGCTGAGCCGTTCCGCCGTCTTGCGTGGTCTCAACCGGATTCAGCGATTTGGGTGGAAAGGCATGGAGTGA
- a CDS encoding MaoC family dehydratase N-terminal domain-containing protein, with translation MTGQERRTDRLDHHRIADLAAILDTTLETISPNKTLPPLAQWFYFNTWARESELGEDGHPRRGGFMPAIALPRRMFAGGRITFHRELELGETVERVGTILSVKEKTGTSGELVFVTVRYEISGRAGLAIEEEQDIVYRGAATPGAKEAPKDPPLALEPGTVTRRVNVDPVLLFRFSALTSNGHRIHYDRPYAMNVEHYAGLVVHGPLQAVMLVDLVREKIGKPIKRFTFAARRPLFDMTPFDCAAHAKDGGADLMTLDPDGQVCMRASVEFS, from the coding sequence GTGACCGGCCAAGAGCGCCGTACCGATAGACTCGACCACCATCGCATCGCCGACTTAGCGGCAATCCTCGACACCACGCTCGAGACGATCTCGCCGAACAAGACGCTCCCGCCGCTCGCGCAGTGGTTCTATTTCAATACCTGGGCGCGCGAATCGGAGCTCGGCGAAGACGGACATCCGCGCCGCGGCGGTTTCATGCCGGCGATCGCGTTGCCGCGCCGCATGTTTGCAGGCGGCCGCATCACGTTTCATCGCGAGCTCGAGCTTGGTGAGACGGTGGAACGCGTCGGCACGATTCTTTCCGTCAAGGAAAAGACGGGAACCTCGGGTGAGCTGGTGTTCGTGACGGTGCGCTACGAGATTTCCGGACGTGCGGGACTCGCGATCGAAGAAGAACAGGATATCGTCTATCGCGGTGCTGCGACTCCCGGTGCGAAAGAAGCGCCGAAAGATCCGCCGCTTGCGCTCGAGCCCGGCACCGTTACGCGGCGCGTCAACGTCGATCCGGTGCTGCTGTTTCGCTTCTCGGCATTGACCTCAAACGGCCACCGCATTCACTACGATCGTCCGTATGCGATGAACGTCGAACACTATGCGGGGCTCGTCGTGCACGGCCCGCTGCAAGCCGTGATGCTGGTCGATCTCGTGCGCGAGAAGATCGGAAAGCCGATCAAACGCTTCACGTTTGCGGCTCGCCGGCCGCTGTTTGATATGACGCCCTTCGATTGCGCCGCGCATGCCAAAGACGGCGGTGCCGATTTGATGACGCTTGACCCGGACGGTCAGGTTTGTATGAGGGCCTCGGTCGAGTTTAGCTGA
- a CDS encoding sulfoacetaldehyde acetyltransferase: MSVVTGSEAFVEVLRKEGVTDIFGIVGSAFMDPLDLFPQAGIRFVSVRHEQNAALMAAGYGLASGRPGVCIGQNGPGVTNLVTGIASAYLNHVPVIVITPSVTSAGLGKTAMQEVEQMSLFSKITVYQTQVNRPDKIAWAMRNAFRAAIALQGPAQVDIARDYWYGQFEHADLEPTQYRVLPRRGGAPDSEIGRAAELLRNAKSPFILVGWGVIESECAGDVAMLAEKLGAPVGTVYLHNDAFPIKHPLAVGPIGYQGSKAAMRLISQADVVLALGTRLNPFGTIPQYDFDYFPKTAALIQNEINPMNLGMNWPLAAGLLGDAGEVTRQLVAAIDKSPRKSSQQRLDQIALEKMQWEKELADLSRSDALPMTPRRALWEISQAIPPDTIVTLDVGNITGQANSYFNFNSPRKYLGPGNLGGIGVGYSTALGAKRAMPDVPVLSISGDGAWSMTIQEIMTAVRENIAVVSLVMNNGVWGAERRNQYDFFGERYFFTDLENPDFAEIARAMGAHGVSIHDPSAIGPAIKEAMALGRPAVLDIHVDPKILCEPYRRDALLTPTRLLERYREPAHVMTPA; this comes from the coding sequence ATGAGCGTCGTTACCGGTAGTGAAGCCTTCGTTGAAGTCTTGCGAAAAGAAGGCGTCACCGACATCTTCGGGATCGTGGGATCTGCGTTCATGGATCCGTTGGATCTCTTTCCACAAGCCGGAATTCGCTTTGTCTCGGTACGACACGAACAAAACGCAGCGTTGATGGCTGCCGGCTATGGTCTCGCATCGGGGAGACCCGGCGTATGTATCGGCCAAAATGGCCCGGGCGTCACGAATCTCGTGACCGGCATCGCGAGCGCATACTTGAATCACGTTCCGGTCATCGTGATCACGCCCTCGGTGACCAGCGCGGGCCTTGGTAAAACGGCGATGCAGGAAGTCGAACAGATGTCGCTCTTCTCGAAGATCACCGTCTATCAAACGCAAGTCAATCGACCGGACAAGATTGCATGGGCGATGCGAAACGCGTTTCGAGCTGCAATTGCGCTGCAAGGTCCGGCGCAAGTCGACATCGCGCGCGACTACTGGTATGGACAATTCGAACACGCGGATCTTGAACCGACGCAATATCGCGTGTTGCCACGTCGTGGCGGCGCTCCGGATTCGGAAATCGGCCGCGCCGCGGAACTTCTGAGAAACGCAAAGTCACCATTTATCTTGGTTGGCTGGGGTGTGATCGAATCGGAGTGCGCGGGCGACGTTGCCATGTTGGCTGAGAAGCTCGGCGCACCGGTCGGTACCGTGTATTTGCACAACGACGCATTTCCAATAAAGCATCCGCTCGCAGTTGGGCCGATCGGTTATCAAGGCTCTAAGGCTGCGATGCGACTCATCAGTCAAGCCGACGTCGTCCTCGCACTCGGAACCCGCCTGAATCCCTTCGGAACGATCCCACAGTATGATTTCGACTACTTTCCAAAGACGGCGGCGCTGATCCAAAACGAGATCAATCCCATGAATCTCGGAATGAACTGGCCGCTCGCTGCAGGCTTGCTCGGCGATGCAGGTGAGGTCACGCGTCAACTCGTCGCGGCGATCGACAAATCACCCCGCAAATCATCGCAGCAACGCCTAGATCAGATAGCCCTCGAGAAGATGCAATGGGAAAAAGAGCTCGCCGACCTTTCGAGGAGCGATGCATTGCCAATGACGCCTCGCCGCGCACTTTGGGAAATTTCCCAGGCCATTCCGCCGGATACGATCGTCACACTCGACGTCGGCAACATAACGGGACAGGCAAACTCGTATTTCAACTTCAATAGTCCGCGAAAGTATCTCGGGCCCGGAAACCTCGGCGGTATCGGAGTCGGTTATTCGACGGCGCTTGGAGCCAAGCGCGCGATGCCCGACGTCCCCGTGCTCTCAATCAGCGGCGACGGCGCCTGGAGCATGACGATCCAGGAGATTATGACCGCGGTTCGTGAGAACATTGCTGTCGTTTCGCTCGTGATGAACAACGGCGTATGGGGAGCAGAACGAAGAAACCAATACGATTTCTTCGGCGAGCGCTATTTCTTCACCGATTTGGAAAATCCGGACTTCGCCGAGATTGCACGTGCAATGGGCGCGCACGGCGTTTCAATCCACGACCCGAGCGCGATTGGACCGGCGATCAAGGAGGCGATGGCGCTGGGACGGCCTGCAGTTCTCGACATTCACGTCGACCCGAAGATCTTGTGCGAGCCCTACCGTCGCGACGCGCTCTTAACGCCGACGCGTCTCCTCGAGCGATACCGCGAGCCGGCACACGTAATGACTCCTGCGTAG
- a CDS encoding tripartite tricarboxylate transporter permease: protein MGQILHEILSLHGILALLLGTVAGLFLGALPGIGPAVGIALLLPLSFYLPVGDALLFYVSLYQAAEYGGSITAIAFATPGSPNSAATIPDGYGMTKRGQPGKAFSYSLWSAIFGSYVGIAGLFALTMPISAVALALGSPEFAALGVFALAAISSLTAKAPLEGLTSAVLGLLFSTVGLDLVTNTPRFTFGSVSLSDGVSILPALVGLFAIAEALRLLSAKSSNLVSNDAKDPGRYRVWLSWKEFRAVLPTTIMGSVVGFFFGLLPGLSGSVPPWITYNIARSASKRPEEFGTGIPEGIVAPEATNAAVMHSTLIPMLTLGIPGTPTSAIIMGAMMIGGLAPGPLLMTNNANIVYELFFGLIISTAALWILGLATTRLWVRTLSIPRRPLAIGILVLCIFGSFVQKSNPFHIVLAFFFGVLGYVMDRFGFSVPAMILGLIIGPIIESNLRRALYVSDGSFMPFVQSPIALVFLIASVLVVILGIVQQRRLREKASKKLVSVNLLNRA, encoded by the coding sequence ATGGGACAAATTCTCCACGAAATCTTAAGCCTTCACGGCATACTCGCATTGCTGCTCGGAACGGTCGCGGGATTGTTCCTAGGCGCCTTGCCTGGAATCGGCCCCGCAGTGGGAATCGCGCTCTTGCTGCCGCTGAGCTTCTACCTGCCGGTTGGCGACGCGCTCTTGTTCTACGTGAGCTTGTACCAAGCAGCTGAATACGGAGGGTCGATCACGGCGATCGCGTTCGCAACGCCGGGTTCGCCGAATTCCGCGGCGACGATTCCCGATGGTTACGGAATGACGAAGCGCGGACAGCCAGGCAAAGCGTTTTCCTATTCGCTCTGGTCGGCAATCTTCGGTTCGTATGTCGGCATTGCCGGACTCTTCGCGTTAACAATGCCGATCAGCGCCGTGGCGCTTGCACTCGGCTCGCCGGAGTTCGCAGCACTCGGCGTCTTCGCGTTGGCGGCAATCTCGAGCCTCACGGCAAAAGCACCGCTCGAGGGTCTGACTTCTGCCGTCTTGGGTCTGTTGTTCAGCACCGTAGGTCTCGATCTCGTGACGAATACGCCTCGCTTCACGTTCGGATCTGTCTCGTTGAGCGACGGAGTGTCGATCTTGCCGGCGCTCGTCGGACTGTTTGCAATCGCTGAAGCTTTGCGTTTGCTGTCGGCGAAAAGTTCGAATCTCGTATCAAATGATGCGAAAGATCCGGGGCGCTATCGCGTCTGGTTATCGTGGAAAGAGTTTCGCGCCGTATTGCCCACCACTATCATGGGATCCGTAGTGGGCTTTTTCTTCGGTTTGCTTCCCGGTCTATCAGGAAGCGTTCCACCTTGGATCACCTACAATATCGCGCGCTCGGCGTCAAAGCGTCCGGAAGAATTCGGCACTGGCATCCCTGAGGGAATCGTCGCACCGGAAGCCACGAACGCGGCGGTGATGCACTCGACCTTGATCCCAATGCTGACGCTGGGCATACCTGGGACACCGACGTCGGCGATAATCATGGGCGCGATGATGATCGGTGGTCTCGCACCGGGACCGCTTTTGATGACCAACAACGCGAACATCGTCTACGAGCTCTTCTTCGGCCTCATCATCTCGACGGCCGCATTGTGGATCCTCGGCTTAGCCACAACGCGTCTATGGGTTCGAACGTTAAGCATCCCGCGTCGTCCGCTGGCCATCGGAATTTTGGTCCTTTGCATTTTTGGGAGCTTCGTCCAAAAATCAAATCCATTCCATATCGTCTTGGCCTTCTTCTTCGGCGTACTTGGTTACGTCATGGATCGCTTCGGGTTTTCAGTACCTGCAATGATATTAGGCCTGATCATCGGGCCGATCATCGAGTCGAACCTTCGGCGGGCACTGTACGTGAGCGACGGGAGCTTCATGCCTTTCGTGCAGAGTCCGATTGCGTTGGTGTTTCTCATCGCGTCTGTACTCGTCGTGATATTGGGCATCGTGCAACAGCGGCGGCTCAGAGAAAAAGCCTCCAAGAAACTCGTCTCCGTTAATTTGCTAAATCGCGCGTAA
- a CDS encoding tripartite tricarboxylate transporter TctB family protein, translated as MMGVERRLSVFKRACYFGTAVIGAGALAASQTFDPTRQFGTYGPALLPSILGAGLVLLGIAGLIRPARVTQSETEYDPKQFASAILVMIVYVALFRPLGFLLDTMIASVLLVVFTVREHRRVALVGLVAFVALVYFLLHNVLQTQFPTPPWLNLGFL; from the coding sequence ATGATGGGCGTCGAGCGCAGGCTCTCGGTTTTCAAACGAGCCTGCTATTTCGGCACTGCAGTGATCGGGGCCGGCGCGCTTGCCGCCAGCCAAACCTTTGATCCAACGCGTCAATTTGGCACCTACGGCCCCGCGCTTCTCCCATCTATCCTTGGAGCCGGTCTCGTTTTGCTCGGTATTGCCGGACTCATTCGCCCTGCACGAGTAACGCAGAGCGAGACTGAGTACGATCCAAAACAATTCGCCAGCGCCATTTTGGTCATGATCGTCTACGTCGCGCTCTTCCGACCTCTTGGATTTCTCCTCGACACGATGATCGCTTCCGTTTTGCTCGTCGTCTTCACGGTGCGCGAGCACCGGCGGGTGGCGCTCGTCGGACTCGTCGCCTTCGTTGCGCTCGTTTACTTCTTGCTTCACAACGTATTGCAGACGCAATTCCCCACACCGCCGTGGCTCAACCTCGGGTTCCTATGA